One Megachile rotundata isolate GNS110a chromosome 5, iyMegRotu1, whole genome shotgun sequence genomic region harbors:
- the ATP8B gene encoding ATPase phospholipid transporting 8B isoform X1 has product MIREDEGEEGPRWKYVRGEADIVSSARLKCHEEEEVKDCDEDDKVSVACTTTKSDAEGSRKGSATAASVCNEEENGGTRRKKKKRRKTRKKQQLQLQQLAQDPSEDGPQAHTVLNLPSSSDEVEAVGECSKRDSSSSLGGASRHNTLRESLLTVLGKLVIWKGTRYRSATAASSSSSAPPNSPPATECIGRSTSFFSSETERRIRANNREFNSQFNYANNYIKTSKYSVLTFLPLNLFEQFQRLANFYFLCLLVLQMIPAISSLTPITTAIPLIGVLMLTAVKDAYDDFQRHSSDSQVNNRKSQTLRGTSLREEKWSQVQVGDVIRMENDQFVAADVLLLSTSEPNGLCYIETAELDGETNLKCRQCLAETAEMMDNHELIGQFDGEIVCETPNNLLNKFDGTLTWKGRKFALDNDKIILRGCVLRNTQWCYGVVIFAGKDTKLMQNSGKTKFKRTSIDRLLNLLIIGIVFFLLSMCLFCMIGCGIWESLVGRYFQVYLPWDSLVPSEPMGGATVIALLVFFSYAIVLNTVVPISLYVSVEVIRFVQSFLINWDEEMYHAPTNTHAKARTTTLNEELGQIEYIFSDKTGTLTQNIMTFNKCSIAGKCYGDVIDEVTGEVVDLSETDKAARTPTMRWKNGQEFVQVYTPISGPNVRLLEQVDRISNIIGDPGVYGSPMIPQNRSTMPSLDFSFNKDYEPEFKFYDSALLDAVRCNNEDVHSFFRLLALCHTVMPEEKNGKLEYQAQSPDEAALVSAARNFGFVFKERSPNSITIEVMGKREIYELLCILDFNNVRKRMSVILRKDGHLRLYCKGADNVIYERLKKGSEDIMAKTLEHLNKFAGEGLRTLCLSVRDLDEQFFNDWKQRHQEAALSQENRDDKLDAIYEEIEKDMTLLGATAIEDKLQDGVPQTIANLALAGIKIWVLTGDKQETAINIGYSCQLLTDDLTDVFIVDATTYDGVENQLSRYLETIKTASSQENRPTLSVVTFRWDKESSDTEYNPSRDEQDEQKMEQATGFAVVINGHSLVHALHPQLEQLFLDVSSQCKAVICCRVTPLQKAMVVELIKKNKNAVTLAIGDGANDVSMIKTAHIGVGISGQEGLQAVLASDYSIGQFRFLERLLLVHGRWSYYRMSKFLRYFFYKNFAFTLCHIWFAFFCGFSAQTVFDPMYISVYNLFYTSLPVMAVGIFDQDVDDKNSLMYPKLYAPGLQNLLFNKKEFCWSAIHGFFASCVLFLVPYGTYKDGVSPKGYVLSDHMLLGSVVATILVIVVTVQIALDTSYWTIVNHIMVWGSLIWYFILDYFYNFVIGGSYVGSLTMAMSEATFWFTAVISCIILVIPVLSWRFFFIDVRPTLSDRVRLKQRLAQLRSRQSQNILRTPSTKRTRQSVRSGYAFAHQEGFGRLITSGKIMRKLPNGADFKFAMPFTNNTNKQVNVATTSPKDNASKNSHTLDTINL; this is encoded by the exons ATGATTCGCGAGGACGAAGGAGAGGAGGGACCCAGGTGGAAATATGTAAGAGGCGAGGCGGACATCGTCTCGTCGGCACGTCTAAAGTGCCACGAGGAAGAAGAG GTGAAGGACTGCGACGAAGACGACAAAGTCTCGGTGGCGTGTACGACAACGAAATCAGACGCGGAAGGTAGCCGGAAGGGATCGGCGACCGCGGCATCGGTGTGCAACGAAGAGGAGAACGGCGGTACCcgacgaaagaagaagaaacgtcGGAAAACACGGAAGAAACAGCAGCTGCAGCTGCAGCAGCTAGCTCAGGATCCGTCCGAGGACGGTCCGCAAGCGCACACCGTGCTGAACCTGCCATCGTCTTCGGACGAAGTCGAGGCGGTCGGCGAATGCTCGAAAAGGGACTCGTCCAGCAGCCTGGGTGGTGCCAGCAGGCACAACACCCTTCGGGAATCTTTGCTCACGGTGTTGGGTAAGCTGGTGATCTGGAAGGGCACCAGATACCGTTCGGCCACCGCTGCTTCTTCCTCATCCTCGGCGCCACCCAATTCACCGCCCGCTACAGAGTGTATCGGCCGTAGCACATCCTTTTTTTCGAGCG aAACGGAGAGGAGAATTCGCGCCAATAACCGCGAGTTCAACTCACAGTTTAATTATGCG AACAACTACATCAAGACGTCCAAGTATTCGGTTCTGACGTTCCTACCATTAAATTTGTTCGAGCAATTTCAGCGGCTCGCTAACTTTTACTTCCTATGCCTGCTGGTGCTTCAGATGATCCCCGCTATCTCCTCCTTGACCCCCATCACTACAGCCATACCCCTTATAGGGGTGCTCATGCTCACTGCCGTCAAAGATGCCTACGACGATTTT CAACGGCACAGCAGCGATTCGCAGGTGAACAATCGAAAGTCTCAAACACTGCGAGGAACTAGTCTACGCGAAGAGAAATGGTCGCAAGTGCAAGTAGGCGATGTGATCAGAATGGAAAATGATCAGTTCGTTGCAGCCGACGTCCTTCTTTTATCTACTAGTGAGCCAAATGGTCTTTGTTACATTGAAACCGCGGAATTAGATGG GGAGACTAATTTAAAGTGTCGGCAGTGTTTGGCTGAGACTGCTGAAATGATGGATAATCATGAATTGATCGGTCAATTTGATGGAGAGATTGTTTGCGAGACTCCTAataatctgttaaataaattcgATGGTACTCTTACGTGGAAAGGACGAAA atTCGCATTGGACaacgataaaattatattacgaGGTTGCGTACTTCGAAACACGCAATGGTGCTATGGTGTGGTCATCTTTGCAGGCAAGGATACCAAATTGATGCAAAACTCAGggaaaacaaaatttaaaaggaCCTCGATAGATAGGCTGCTGAATCTTCTCATCATCGGGATAGTGTTCTTTTTACTTTCAATGTGTTTATTCTGTATGATCGGCTGTGGTATTTGGGAAAGCCTAGTGGGCCGTTATTTCCAAGTGTATCTACCCTGGGACTCGTTGGTGCCTAGCGAGCCTATGGGTGGTGCCACAGTGATCGCGCTACTTGTGTTCTTCTCTTATGCTATCGTATTGAACACAGTGGTGCCAATAAGTTTGTATGTGAGTGTCGAAGTCATCAGGTTCGTTCAGTCGTTTTTGATCAACTGGGACGAAGAAATGTACCATGCACCAACGAACACACACGCTAAAGCAAGGACTACCACGTTAAATGAGGAGTTGGGGCAAATAGAGTATATATTTTCCGATAAGACCGGAACATTGACGCAAAACATTATGACTTTTAACAAGTGTTCTATAGCAGGAAAGTGTTATGGGGATGTTATCGACGAGGTTACCGGGGAAGTCGTCGATTTAAGCGAG ACGGACAAAGCTGCCCGAACACCTACGATGCGATGGAAAAATGGACAAGAATTTGTTCAAGTTTATACACCAATAAGTGGTCCAAACGTACGTCTACTGGAACAGGTGGACAGGATATCCAATATAATTGGAGACCCAGGCGTCTATGGCAGCCCGATGATTCCACAGAACCGTTCA ACAATGCCATCGTTGGATTTCTCCTTCAACAAGGATTACGAGCCAGAATTCAAATTCTATGATTCCGCGCTACTTGATGCTGTGAGATGTAACAACGAGGATGTTCATAGTTTCTTTCGACTACTGGCACTTTGTCACACCGTCATGCCGGAGGAAAAGAATGGCAAGCTAGAATATCAAGCACAATCACCGGACGAAGCTGCTCTCGTATCGGCAGCGAGAAACTTCGGTTTTGTATTCAAAGAAAGATCTCCAAATAGTATAACGATAGAAGTTATGGGAAAACGAGAAATATACGAGTTACTTTGTATTCTTGACTTCAATAACGTTAGGAAAAGAATGTCGGTAATTTTGAGGAAGGACGGACATCTCAGACTGTATTGTAAAGGAGCGGATAACGTTATttatgaaagattgaaaaaaggTAGCGAGGATATTATGGCAAAAACGTTGGAACATCTTAATAAATTCGCGGGTGAGGGCTTGAGAACATTGTGCCTTTCGGTCAGAGATTTAGATGAGCAATTTTTCAACGATTGGAAACAACGTCATCAAGAAGCTGCCCTTAGTCAAGAGAACAGGGACGACAAATTGGATGCAATTTACGAggaaatagaaaaagatatgaCCTTATTGGGCGCTACTGCCATTGAAGATAAGCTACAGGACGGTGTACCTCAAACCATTGCTAATTTAGCTCTTGCCGGCATCAAGATCTGGGTGTTAACTGGTGACAAGCaag AAACGGCTATTAATATCGGTTATTCCTGCCAGTTGTTGACAGACGACCTTACCGACGTTTTTATAGTAGATGCAACCACCTATGATGGTGTTGAAAATCAGTTATCGCGATACTTAGAAACTATCAAAACAGCGTCCAGTCAGGAAAATCGGCCAACTCTTTCCGTCGTCACATTCAGGTGGGACAAGGAAAG CAGCGATACTGAATACAATCCTAGCAGGGATGAGCAAGATGAACAAAAAATGGAACAAGCAACTGGATTTGCAGTAGTTATTAATGGGCATTCCTTGGTTCATGCTCTACATCCACAACTTGAACAACTATTCCTTGATGTATCAAGCCAAT GTAAAGCTGTGATATGTTGTCGAGTAACACCTTTACAGAAAGCAATGGTCGTCGAgctaataaagaaaaataaaaatgcggtAACTTTAGCAATTGGTGATGGAGCTAACGATGTCTCAATGATAAAAACAGCTCATATAGGCGTTGGCATTAGTGGTCAAGAAGGATTGCAGGCCGTGTTGGCATCCGATTATTCGATAGGGCAGTTCAGATTTTTGGAAAGACTGCTTCTTGTTCATGGCAGATGGTCGTATTATAGAATGAGCAAATTTCTCAGATATTTTTTTTACAAGAACTTTGCGTTTACATTGTGCCACATCTGGTTTGCATTTTTCTGTGGATTCAGTGCACAG ACTGTATTCGATCCTATGTACATTTCTGTCTACAATCTCTTTTATACATCATTACCTGTAATGGCAGTTGGTATATTCGATCAAGATGTTGACGATAAAAATAGTTTAATGTATCCAAAACTCTACGCACCCGGATTacaaaatttactttttaataaaaaggaATTTTGCTGGAGTGCTATACACGGTTTTTTTGCTAGTTGTGTATTATTTTTGGTTCCATACG GGACATATAAGGATGGAGTATCACCAAAGGGCTATGTACTTTCTGATCATATGTTGCTGGGAAGTGTTGTAGCCACCATATTAGTCATAGTCGTGACTGTTCAAATAGCCCTTGATACGTCGTATTGGAcgattgttaatcatattatggttTGGGGCTCACtcatttggtattttattttagattatttCTATAACTTCGTCATAGGTGGTAGTTATGTTGGCAGTCTTACAATG GCAATGTCCGAAGCAACGTTTTGGTTCACGGCGGTCATTTCTTGTATCATATTGGTAATACCTGTACTCTCGTGGCGATTCTTCTTCATAGATGTTAGGCCAACATTGTCTGACAGAGTTAGGCTTAAACAGAGGTTGGCGCAACTTCGTTCTCGCCAAAGTCAAAATATACTTCGTACTCCGTCTACGAAACGAACGCGACAATCTGTACGTTCTGGATACGCTTTCGCGCATCAAGAAGGTTTTGGCAGACTCATCACGTCTGGAAAGATTATGCGAAAATTACCAAACGGTGCAGATTTTAAGTTTGCCATGCCATTCACGAACAATACCAACAAACAAGTTAATGTTGCCACGACGTCACCAAAGGATAATGCATCAAAAAATTCGCACACATTGGATACTATTAATCTTTAA
- the ATP8B gene encoding ATPase phospholipid transporting 8B isoform X6 produces the protein MSRSAATRPVPETERRIRANNREFNSQFNYANNYIKTSKYSVLTFLPLNLFEQFQRLANFYFLCLLVLQMIPAISSLTPITTAIPLIGVLMLTAVKDAYDDFQRHSSDSQVNNRKSQTLRGTSLREEKWSQVQVGDVIRMENDQFVAADVLLLSTSEPNGLCYIETAELDGETNLKCRQCLAETAEMMDNHELIGQFDGEIVCETPNNLLNKFDGTLTWKGRKFALDNDKIILRGCVLRNTQWCYGVVIFAGKDTKLMQNSGKTKFKRTSIDRLLNLLIIGIVFFLLSMCLFCMIGCGIWESLVGRYFQVYLPWDSLVPSEPMGGATVIALLVFFSYAIVLNTVVPISLYVSVEVIRFVQSFLINWDEEMYHAPTNTHAKARTTTLNEELGQIEYIFSDKTGTLTQNIMTFNKCSIAGKCYGDVIDEVTGEVVDLSETDKAARTPTMRWKNGQEFVQVYTPISGPNVRLLEQVDRISNIIGDPGVYGSPMIPQNRSTMPSLDFSFNKDYEPEFKFYDSALLDAVRCNNEDVHSFFRLLALCHTVMPEEKNGKLEYQAQSPDEAALVSAARNFGFVFKERSPNSITIEVMGKREIYELLCILDFNNVRKRMSVILRKDGHLRLYCKGADNVIYERLKKGSEDIMAKTLEHLNKFAGEGLRTLCLSVRDLDEQFFNDWKQRHQEAALSQENRDDKLDAIYEEIEKDMTLLGATAIEDKLQDGVPQTIANLALAGIKIWVLTGDKQETAINIGYSCQLLTDDLTDVFIVDATTYDGVENQLSRYLETIKTASSQENRPTLSVVTFRWDKESSDTEYNPSRDEQDEQKMEQATGFAVVINGHSLVHALHPQLEQLFLDVSSQCKAVICCRVTPLQKAMVVELIKKNKNAVTLAIGDGANDVSMIKTAHIGVGISGQEGLQAVLASDYSIGQFRFLERLLLVHGRWSYYRMSKFLRYFFYKNFAFTLCHIWFAFFCGFSAQTVFDPMYISVYNLFYTSLPVMAVGIFDQDVDDKNSLMYPKLYAPGLQNLLFNKKEFCWSAIHGFFASCVLFLVPYGTYKDGVSPKGYVLSDHMLLGSVVATILVIVVTVQIALDTSYWTIVNHIMVWGSLIWYFILDYFYNFVIGGSYVGSLTMAMSEATFWFTAVISCIILVIPVLSWRFFFIDVRPTLSDRVRLKQRLAQLRSRQSQNILRTPSTKRTRQSVRSGYAFAHQEGFGRLITSGKIMRKLPNGADFKFAMPFTNNTNKQVNVATTSPKDNASKNSHTLDTINL, from the exons ATGTCACGCAGCGCTGCCACGCGACCTGTGCCAG aAACGGAGAGGAGAATTCGCGCCAATAACCGCGAGTTCAACTCACAGTTTAATTATGCG AACAACTACATCAAGACGTCCAAGTATTCGGTTCTGACGTTCCTACCATTAAATTTGTTCGAGCAATTTCAGCGGCTCGCTAACTTTTACTTCCTATGCCTGCTGGTGCTTCAGATGATCCCCGCTATCTCCTCCTTGACCCCCATCACTACAGCCATACCCCTTATAGGGGTGCTCATGCTCACTGCCGTCAAAGATGCCTACGACGATTTT CAACGGCACAGCAGCGATTCGCAGGTGAACAATCGAAAGTCTCAAACACTGCGAGGAACTAGTCTACGCGAAGAGAAATGGTCGCAAGTGCAAGTAGGCGATGTGATCAGAATGGAAAATGATCAGTTCGTTGCAGCCGACGTCCTTCTTTTATCTACTAGTGAGCCAAATGGTCTTTGTTACATTGAAACCGCGGAATTAGATGG GGAGACTAATTTAAAGTGTCGGCAGTGTTTGGCTGAGACTGCTGAAATGATGGATAATCATGAATTGATCGGTCAATTTGATGGAGAGATTGTTTGCGAGACTCCTAataatctgttaaataaattcgATGGTACTCTTACGTGGAAAGGACGAAA atTCGCATTGGACaacgataaaattatattacgaGGTTGCGTACTTCGAAACACGCAATGGTGCTATGGTGTGGTCATCTTTGCAGGCAAGGATACCAAATTGATGCAAAACTCAGggaaaacaaaatttaaaaggaCCTCGATAGATAGGCTGCTGAATCTTCTCATCATCGGGATAGTGTTCTTTTTACTTTCAATGTGTTTATTCTGTATGATCGGCTGTGGTATTTGGGAAAGCCTAGTGGGCCGTTATTTCCAAGTGTATCTACCCTGGGACTCGTTGGTGCCTAGCGAGCCTATGGGTGGTGCCACAGTGATCGCGCTACTTGTGTTCTTCTCTTATGCTATCGTATTGAACACAGTGGTGCCAATAAGTTTGTATGTGAGTGTCGAAGTCATCAGGTTCGTTCAGTCGTTTTTGATCAACTGGGACGAAGAAATGTACCATGCACCAACGAACACACACGCTAAAGCAAGGACTACCACGTTAAATGAGGAGTTGGGGCAAATAGAGTATATATTTTCCGATAAGACCGGAACATTGACGCAAAACATTATGACTTTTAACAAGTGTTCTATAGCAGGAAAGTGTTATGGGGATGTTATCGACGAGGTTACCGGGGAAGTCGTCGATTTAAGCGAG ACGGACAAAGCTGCCCGAACACCTACGATGCGATGGAAAAATGGACAAGAATTTGTTCAAGTTTATACACCAATAAGTGGTCCAAACGTACGTCTACTGGAACAGGTGGACAGGATATCCAATATAATTGGAGACCCAGGCGTCTATGGCAGCCCGATGATTCCACAGAACCGTTCA ACAATGCCATCGTTGGATTTCTCCTTCAACAAGGATTACGAGCCAGAATTCAAATTCTATGATTCCGCGCTACTTGATGCTGTGAGATGTAACAACGAGGATGTTCATAGTTTCTTTCGACTACTGGCACTTTGTCACACCGTCATGCCGGAGGAAAAGAATGGCAAGCTAGAATATCAAGCACAATCACCGGACGAAGCTGCTCTCGTATCGGCAGCGAGAAACTTCGGTTTTGTATTCAAAGAAAGATCTCCAAATAGTATAACGATAGAAGTTATGGGAAAACGAGAAATATACGAGTTACTTTGTATTCTTGACTTCAATAACGTTAGGAAAAGAATGTCGGTAATTTTGAGGAAGGACGGACATCTCAGACTGTATTGTAAAGGAGCGGATAACGTTATttatgaaagattgaaaaaaggTAGCGAGGATATTATGGCAAAAACGTTGGAACATCTTAATAAATTCGCGGGTGAGGGCTTGAGAACATTGTGCCTTTCGGTCAGAGATTTAGATGAGCAATTTTTCAACGATTGGAAACAACGTCATCAAGAAGCTGCCCTTAGTCAAGAGAACAGGGACGACAAATTGGATGCAATTTACGAggaaatagaaaaagatatgaCCTTATTGGGCGCTACTGCCATTGAAGATAAGCTACAGGACGGTGTACCTCAAACCATTGCTAATTTAGCTCTTGCCGGCATCAAGATCTGGGTGTTAACTGGTGACAAGCaag AAACGGCTATTAATATCGGTTATTCCTGCCAGTTGTTGACAGACGACCTTACCGACGTTTTTATAGTAGATGCAACCACCTATGATGGTGTTGAAAATCAGTTATCGCGATACTTAGAAACTATCAAAACAGCGTCCAGTCAGGAAAATCGGCCAACTCTTTCCGTCGTCACATTCAGGTGGGACAAGGAAAG CAGCGATACTGAATACAATCCTAGCAGGGATGAGCAAGATGAACAAAAAATGGAACAAGCAACTGGATTTGCAGTAGTTATTAATGGGCATTCCTTGGTTCATGCTCTACATCCACAACTTGAACAACTATTCCTTGATGTATCAAGCCAAT GTAAAGCTGTGATATGTTGTCGAGTAACACCTTTACAGAAAGCAATGGTCGTCGAgctaataaagaaaaataaaaatgcggtAACTTTAGCAATTGGTGATGGAGCTAACGATGTCTCAATGATAAAAACAGCTCATATAGGCGTTGGCATTAGTGGTCAAGAAGGATTGCAGGCCGTGTTGGCATCCGATTATTCGATAGGGCAGTTCAGATTTTTGGAAAGACTGCTTCTTGTTCATGGCAGATGGTCGTATTATAGAATGAGCAAATTTCTCAGATATTTTTTTTACAAGAACTTTGCGTTTACATTGTGCCACATCTGGTTTGCATTTTTCTGTGGATTCAGTGCACAG ACTGTATTCGATCCTATGTACATTTCTGTCTACAATCTCTTTTATACATCATTACCTGTAATGGCAGTTGGTATATTCGATCAAGATGTTGACGATAAAAATAGTTTAATGTATCCAAAACTCTACGCACCCGGATTacaaaatttactttttaataaaaaggaATTTTGCTGGAGTGCTATACACGGTTTTTTTGCTAGTTGTGTATTATTTTTGGTTCCATACG GGACATATAAGGATGGAGTATCACCAAAGGGCTATGTACTTTCTGATCATATGTTGCTGGGAAGTGTTGTAGCCACCATATTAGTCATAGTCGTGACTGTTCAAATAGCCCTTGATACGTCGTATTGGAcgattgttaatcatattatggttTGGGGCTCACtcatttggtattttattttagattatttCTATAACTTCGTCATAGGTGGTAGTTATGTTGGCAGTCTTACAATG GCAATGTCCGAAGCAACGTTTTGGTTCACGGCGGTCATTTCTTGTATCATATTGGTAATACCTGTACTCTCGTGGCGATTCTTCTTCATAGATGTTAGGCCAACATTGTCTGACAGAGTTAGGCTTAAACAGAGGTTGGCGCAACTTCGTTCTCGCCAAAGTCAAAATATACTTCGTACTCCGTCTACGAAACGAACGCGACAATCTGTACGTTCTGGATACGCTTTCGCGCATCAAGAAGGTTTTGGCAGACTCATCACGTCTGGAAAGATTATGCGAAAATTACCAAACGGTGCAGATTTTAAGTTTGCCATGCCATTCACGAACAATACCAACAAACAAGTTAATGTTGCCACGACGTCACCAAAGGATAATGCATCAAAAAATTCGCACACATTGGATACTATTAATCTTTAA